Genomic window (Tardiphaga sp. vice304):
AAATCTTGACGGTTTGTCCATAAATTCAATCAAATACAGCGGTGGTGATCGGCAACTGCCGTGATTCGCCACGAGGGAATGCCGTGAAGCGACTGGCCCCCACCACCACCCGATGGAAGGCGCTCGGCGCCACCCTGATGCTGGGCGCGAGCGTTGCGGCGCTGACGGTCGAGGCTGCATCGGGCGTGCCGCTGCCGAAACCGCGGCCGATCTCGCGCAATGTGGTTCCGGCGACCACCGCCGCCATCCCCTCCTCCACGCCGGCAAAGCCGGTCGCCGCCGATCAGGCCAGCCGTGCCCCCGCGATCCAGCCCGCGACGCGCCAGCATGCCGCATTGCCGGCGCCGACGAAGCGCGCGATTGCGCCCGCTGCGATGGCCGCGACGTCGTCCACGCCCCAGGCCGACGCCGAAGCGGTCGAGAACGTCATCGAGCTGATCCGCAACCGCAAGCCGGTCGATGCCTCGCAGGTGGCGCAGGGCATCGGCGATCCCGTCGCGCGAAAACTCGCCGAGTGGCTGATCCTGCGCAGCGACAACAACGGTGCCTCGGTAGAGCGCTACCGTGCCTTCCTGGCCGCCAATCCGAGCTGGCCGTCGCAGACCTTCCTGCGCCGCCGCGCCGAGGCAGCCCTGTGGGACGATCGCCGCAACGACGACGCCGTGCTGGCCTATTTCCAGGACGAGAAACCGCTGTCGGCCAAAGGCAAGTTCTCGCTGGCGCGGGCCATGATCGCGCGCGGCGACCGCGCGCAGGCCGAGCGTCTGGTGCGCGACGCCTGGCGCAATGATTCGATTTCCGGCGACACCGAAGCGATGGTGCTCGATCTGTTCGGGGCCCTGCTGTCGGGCGGCGACCACAAGGCACGGATGGATATGCTGCTCTATGGCAGCGACACCGATGCCGCCTTGCGCGCCGCGCAGCGGCTCGGCGGCGGCCAGATGGCGCTTGCGCGCGCGCGGATCGCGATCACCAAGAAGCAGCCGAACGCCAAGGCCCTGCTCGCGGCGGTGCCCGGCGACTTGCACAGCGATCCCGGCTACATATTCGCCAAAATCCAGCAGCTACGCCGCGACGAGAATTTTGGCGAGGCGGCGCGTCTGATGATCGCGGCGCCGCGAGATCCGGCGCGACTGCACAATCTCGACGAATGGTGGATCGAGCGCCGGCTGCTGGCGCGAAAAATGCTCGATGTCGGCGAGCACCGCTCGGCCTATATCATCGCCCGCGACGCCGCCCTGCCCGCCCGCGACATCTACAAGACCGAACAGGAATTCACCGCCGGCTGGATCGCGTTGCGTTTCCTGAAAGATCCCGCGACGGCCGCGCAGCATTTCGCGCGCATCGGGGTCGGCTCCGTCAACCCGACCGCGCTGGCGCGCGCCGGCTACTGGCAGGGCCGCGCCGCCGAAGCGATGGGCCGCAGCGCCGAGGCGCGACAGGCTTACGCATCGGCCGCCGAGCAATCGACCAGCTATTACGGCCAGCTCGCCCGCGCCAAGCTGGGCCTGCCGCAGCTCGAGATCAACGGCGCGCCGGGCGCGCGCGGCCGCGGCGTCGAGCGGCTCGAAATCGTCCGCGCGGTGGCCCTGCTCTATGCGCTGGACGAGCGCGAGATCGCGATTCCGATCTTCGGCGACATGGGCGAGAACGGCGATCCCGATGCGCTGGTGGGCTTGGGCGAAATTGCCTCGCGCAATTCCGACGCCCGCGGCATGCTACTGCTCGGCAAGGCGGCGCTGAACCGCGGCCTGCCGTTCGATTTCTACGCCTATCCGATGACCGGCATCCCGCCGTTCAAGCCAATCGGCCCGGAGGTCGAACGCGCGGTGGTGTATTCGATCGCGCGGCAGGAAAGCGCGTTCAATCCCGCGGTGGTATCGCCCGCAAATGCCTACGGGCTGATGCAGGTGACGCCGGGGGCGGCGCAATACGTCACCAAGCGGCACGGCGGGACCTACGACCTCAACCGGCTGAAGACCGACTCGGTCTACAACGCGACGCTCGGCGCCGCGGAGCTCGGCGGCCTGCTCGAGGACTATCGCGGCTCCTACATCATGACGTTTGCCGGCTACAATGCAGGCCGCGGCAGCGTGCGCAAATGGGTCGAGCGCTACGGCGACCCGCGCGATCCCAAGGTCGATGCGGTCGACTGGGTCGAATCGATCCCGTTCTCCGAGACCCGCAACTACGTGCAGCGGATCATGGAGAACCTGCAGGTCTACCGCGCCCGCTTCGGCGGCGGCTCGAAGCTGCAGATCGAAGCCGACCTGCAGCGCGGCAGCACCGAATAGCTCTCATGATCGATCCGCCGCCCATCATTCCGGTGGCGGATTACGGCTGCGCCTA
Coding sequences:
- a CDS encoding lytic transglycosylase domain-containing protein; protein product: MLGASVAALTVEAASGVPLPKPRPISRNVVPATTAAIPSSTPAKPVAADQASRAPAIQPATRQHAALPAPTKRAIAPAAMAATSSTPQADAEAVENVIELIRNRKPVDASQVAQGIGDPVARKLAEWLILRSDNNGASVERYRAFLAANPSWPSQTFLRRRAEAALWDDRRNDDAVLAYFQDEKPLSAKGKFSLARAMIARGDRAQAERLVRDAWRNDSISGDTEAMVLDLFGALLSGGDHKARMDMLLYGSDTDAALRAAQRLGGGQMALARARIAITKKQPNAKALLAAVPGDLHSDPGYIFAKIQQLRRDENFGEAARLMIAAPRDPARLHNLDEWWIERRLLARKMLDVGEHRSAYIIARDAALPARDIYKTEQEFTAGWIALRFLKDPATAAQHFARIGVGSVNPTALARAGYWQGRAAEAMGRSAEARQAYASAAEQSTSYYGQLARAKLGLPQLEINGAPGARGRGVERLEIVRAVALLYALDEREIAIPIFGDMGENGDPDALVGLGEIASRNSDARGMLLLGKAALNRGLPFDFYAYPMTGIPPFKPIGPEVERAVVYSIARQESAFNPAVVSPANAYGLMQVTPGAAQYVTKRHGGTYDLNRLKTDSVYNATLGAAELGGLLEDYRGSYIMTFAGYNAGRGSVRKWVERYGDPRDPKVDAVDWVESIPFSETRNYVQRIMENLQVYRARFGGGSKLQIEADLQRGSTE